One segment of Ficedula albicollis isolate OC2 chromosome 2, FicAlb1.5, whole genome shotgun sequence DNA contains the following:
- the SLA gene encoding src-like-adapter, with translation MGNTVKTPRASEETSAPSQAGQESDFLAVLHDYPSADISQPIFHVGEKLRVLSDEGGWWRVHSLTTGRENYIPGKYVAKVYHGWLFEGLGREKAEELLQLPNTKVGSFMIRESETRKGLYSLSVRHRQVKHYRIFRLPNNWYYISPRQTFQCLEDLVNHYSEVADGLCCVLTTPCLTQCTNNNTVMDPVPPVVMRNKNFNWRNIHRLEVAEDAKSTLAAMDDSCLSYGLRESIASYLSLTEDDNTSFASARKKKSQSLIYTGSKRKSALHLPPTLYDN, from the exons ATGGGAAATACTGTGAAAACTCCGAGAGCATCCGAGGAAACCAGCGCGCCGAGCCAAGCGG GTCAGGAGAGTGACTTCCTGGCTGTTCTCCATGACTATCCTTCAGCAGACATAAGCCAACCTATATTTCATGTAGGGGAAAAACTACGTGTGCTATCAGA TGAAGGAGGCTGGTGGAGAGTCCATTCCCTTACAACAGGTCGAGAAAACTATATTCCAGGAAAATATGTAGCAAAGGTTTATCATGG CTGGTTATTtgaagggctgggaagggaaaaagcagaggaaCTTCTACAGCTACCCAATACCAAGGTCGGCTCCTTCATGATCAGAGAGAGTGAAACCAGGAAAG GGTTATATTCCTTGTCAGTGAGGCACAGGCAAGTGAAACATTACAGGATCTTCCGCCTCCCAAATAACTGGTATTACATCTCCCCACGGCAAACCTTCCAGTGCCTTGAAGACCTTGTCAATCACTACTCAG AAGTTGCTGATGGTCTCTGCTGTGTCCTTACAACACCATGTCTTACCCAGTGCACTAACAACAACACCGTGATGGATCCGGTTCCTCCTGTGGTGATGCGGAATAAAAACTTCAACTGGAGAAACATTCACAG GCTGGAGGTGGCTGAAGATGCCAAAAGCACCCTGGCAGCAATGGATGACTCTTGCCTCAGCTATGGCCTGAGGGAAAGCATCGCTTCCTACCTCTCCCTAACTGAGGATGACAACACTTCTTTTGCAAGTGCCAGGAAGAAGAAATCCCAATCTCTCATATACACAGGGAGCAAACGTAAGAGTGCCCTTCACTTGCCACCTACACTCTATGACAACTAA